From the genome of Leishmania infantum JPCM5 genome chromosome 34, one region includes:
- a CDS encoding protein phosphatase 2C-like protein: MSLRPVHRPVATVLAVDMMHDSRAPHGKSRVSGGSSCFPSDYLNNESFDLNSETEHVSTNSSTCDPAESYHLLLPRELRTPAQDFTTPEIPDSSSHSPLCSAFFSSVTEMQHQSVLEVGVASDQGIRSSMEDEHVTVVEPEVCFFGIYDGHGGRQCAEYVRSRLHKITLAHECLKTAPRKAISDAFAQVEREFLGQNTNDMSSAGCVCAAAVVQGSVLTVGNVGDCEVVLARAGQPVLLTVKHNPSCNDAEATRVKKAGGCIFNCRVGHPRLNPRMCSLAVSRAVGDAGFKLEEYTNGKPSGIIAVADTSEVLLAKEDAFLILACDGLWDTMSYAEAVELATAYVASGADANSVADQLVGEALRRGTRDNVTAIFVRLGGPAQAGLGDAEK; this comes from the coding sequence ATGAGTCTCCGACCCGTGCATCGACCCGTTGCGACTGTTCTAGCGGTTGACATGATGCACGACAGTCGAGCACCGCACGGAAAGTCGCGCGTCTCGGGGGGCTCCAGCTGCTTCCCGTCCGATTATCTTAACAACGAGAGCTTTGACCTGAACTCCGAGACGGAACACGTATCCACGAACTCCTCCACATGTGATCCGGCGGAGTCGTACCACCTCTTGCTCCCTCGAGAGTTGCGGACGCCGGCTCAGGACTTCACCACGCCGGAGATCCCGGACAGCTCCTCTCACTCACCGCTCTGCAgtgctttcttttcttcggTGACTGAAATGCAGCACCAGTCGGTGCTGGAGGTCGGCGTGGCAAGCGATCAAGGCATCCGCTCGAGCATGGAGGACGAGCATGTGACCGTCGTGGAGCCGGAGGTTTGCTTTTTTGGCATCTATGATGGGCACGGCGGTCGCCAGTGTGCCGAGTACGTCCGCTCCCGGCTGCACAAAATTACACTGGCTCACGAGTGCCTTAAGACGGCTCCACGCAAGGCGATCAGCGACGCATTTGCTCAGGTCGAGCGCGAGTTTTTAGGGCAGAACACCAACGACATGAGCTCTGCtggctgcgtgtgcgccgcggccgtcgtCCAGGGCTCGGTGCTGACGGTGGGCAACGTTGGTGACTGTGAGGTGGTCCTCGCGCGTGCGGGGCAACCTGTGCTGTTGACAGTCAAGCACAATCCCAGCTGCAACGATGCCGAGGCAACGCGGGTCAAGAAGGCTGGCGGGTGCATTTTCAACTGCAGGGTGGGCCACCCGCGTCTCAACCCGCGCATGTGCAGTCTTGCCGTGTCACGCGCGGTGGGAGATGCCGGGTTCAAGCTTGAGGAATACACGAACGGCAAACCTTCAGGCatcatcgctgtcgccgacACCTCTGAAGTGCTACTGGCAAAGGAAGATGCGTTTTTGATTTTGGCGTGTGACGGCTTGTGGGACACGATGTCTTACGCCGAGGCTGTCGAGCTGGCCACCGCGTACGTGGCGAGCGGGGCCGACGCCAACAGCGTCGCCGACCAGCTTGTgggagaggcgctgcggcggggcACGCGCGACAACGTCACGGCCATCTTTGTACGCCTAGGTGGGCCAGCGCAAGCAGGACTAGGCGATGCCGAAAAATGA